In a single window of the Klebsiella electrica genome:
- a CDS encoding DUF6904 family protein, whose translation MLRYELTPNNAGFILWGDSEALNELHELIHYIVDESPLIKVKDGFMLSLAYDIRKAREGNRRVEQHQYDQHDTYKLYGVELLWPLVLVQSSILRNSMGYIQTDKNQLSVMYAFEYLIESALTESERTTSNDIMLTVKYASDSDFNFIEDNIDSRCCYFISLSPEQRKKQLISIVRSFHSLWGKYAREKQDIKMLNEMNNTSWVWPDNINW comes from the coding sequence ATGCTTCGATACGAGTTAACGCCGAACAATGCAGGTTTTATACTGTGGGGAGATTCAGAAGCCCTGAATGAATTACATGAACTCATTCATTACATCGTGGATGAAAGCCCACTGATTAAAGTTAAAGACGGATTTATGTTATCCCTTGCCTATGATATTCGTAAAGCACGGGAAGGTAATCGTCGTGTTGAGCAACATCAGTATGATCAACATGATACATATAAGCTTTATGGTGTTGAGCTTTTATGGCCTCTGGTCCTGGTACAGTCCTCAATACTCAGAAACTCAATGGGTTATATTCAGACAGACAAAAACCAGCTGTCTGTCATGTATGCCTTTGAATACCTGATAGAATCAGCATTAACAGAGTCTGAGAGAACAACGTCGAATGATATTATGCTAACAGTAAAATATGCATCAGACTCTGATTTTAATTTCATTGAGGATAATATTGACAGCAGGTGCTGCTATTTTATCAGCCTATCTCCGGAGCAAAGAAAAAAGCAGTTAATCAGTATTGTTCGTTCTTTTCATTCATTATGGGGTAAGTATGCCCGTGAAAAGCAGGACATAAAGATGCTGAACGAAATGAATAATACATCATGGGTCTGGCCGGACAATATCAACTGGTGA
- a CDS encoding GIY-YIG nuclease family protein, producing the protein MTDETTGYVYILEVSDIDLPVCKIGMTTRDPTSRCDEINKSSTGDFIWAISHSIFVSDCKKLERLIHDKLSPLRQKRREFFNLRADDAYRAVMSIFESQDEIKMMIELESKSLSIINPDHKVKKNNRYLSKHGSDEYAEILQSFCEVLGVKGRAFGQLNKPFFGMSDGNEGVQWNISFCTQSNNIRMGVNLEGIKYKDWPIAKLIKSELAVPGLLSVIQKLDSEDEINMTFYRDAWQVVSRPEIREKYIGGKEFNLNELTHGEWERILNEALNCLDKERDYKGRNMQDVTMVNKNGSVLVRTMPVSPHLTIWSPLIINDNIDDAIRNKFNQLIHIHRWMMQLS; encoded by the coding sequence ATGACTGACGAAACGACTGGATATGTATATATATTAGAGGTTTCTGATATTGACTTACCTGTATGTAAAATTGGAATGACGACCAGAGATCCAACCTCCCGATGTGATGAGATAAATAAGAGCTCAACAGGTGATTTTATTTGGGCTATTTCTCACTCTATTTTTGTTAGTGATTGTAAAAAACTAGAACGATTAATTCACGATAAGTTAAGTCCCTTGCGGCAAAAAAGAAGAGAGTTTTTTAATTTACGCGCAGATGATGCATACAGAGCAGTAATGTCAATTTTTGAATCTCAGGATGAGATAAAAATGATGATTGAGTTGGAGTCGAAATCCTTATCAATAATTAACCCGGACCATAAAGTTAAAAAGAATAACAGATATCTCTCCAAACATGGTTCTGATGAGTATGCAGAGATATTACAGTCTTTTTGCGAAGTTCTGGGTGTGAAAGGAAGGGCTTTTGGCCAGCTCAATAAACCATTTTTTGGTATGAGCGATGGAAATGAAGGCGTCCAATGGAATATTTCTTTCTGTACGCAAAGTAATAATATCCGTATGGGTGTTAATCTTGAAGGTATAAAATACAAAGATTGGCCTATAGCTAAGCTTATTAAATCAGAGTTGGCAGTCCCTGGGTTGCTAAGTGTAATACAAAAATTAGATTCTGAAGACGAAATTAACATGACTTTTTATCGGGATGCCTGGCAGGTGGTTTCTAGACCTGAAATTAGAGAGAAATATATAGGCGGCAAGGAATTTAACCTCAATGAGCTGACTCATGGGGAATGGGAACGTATTTTAAATGAAGCTTTAAATTGCTTGGATAAAGAACGTGATTATAAAGGGAGAAATATGCAGGATGTTACGATGGTAAACAAAAATGGTAGTGTTCTTGTTCGTACCATGCCAGTTTCTCCTCATTTAACAATATGGTCTCCATTAATAATTAACGATAATATTGATGATGCAATCCGAAATAAGTTTAATCAATTGATTCATATTCATCGTTGGATGATGCAGTTAAGTTGA
- a CDS encoding IS5-like element ISKpn26 family transposase, with protein sequence MSHQLTFADSEFSTKRRQTRKEIFLSRMEQILPWQNMTAVIEPFYPKAGNGRRPYPLETMLRIHCMQHWYNLSDGAMEDALYEIASMRLFARLSLDSALPDRTTIMNFRHLLEQHQLARQLFKTINRWLAEAGVMMTQGTLVDATIIEAPSSTKNKEQQRDPEMHQTKKGNQWHFGMKAHIGVDAKSGLTHSLVTTAANEHDLNQLGNLLHGEEQFVSADAGYQGAPQREELAEVDVDWLIAERPGRVKTLKQHPRKNKTAINIEYMKASIRAKVEHPFRIIKRQFGFVKARYRGLLKNDNQLAMLFTLANLFRVDQMIRQWERSQ encoded by the coding sequence ATGAGCCATCAACTCACCTTCGCCGATAGTGAATTCAGCACTAAGCGCCGTCAGACCCGAAAAGAGATTTTCCTCTCCCGCATGGAGCAGATTCTGCCATGGCAGAATATGACCGCTGTCATCGAGCCGTTTTATCCCAAGGCGGGCAATGGCCGACGGCCCTATCCGCTGGAGACCATGCTGCGTATTCACTGCATGCAGCATTGGTACAACCTGAGCGACGGTGCCATGGAAGATGCCCTGTACGAAATCGCCTCCATGCGCCTGTTTGCCCGATTATCCCTGGATAGCGCCCTGCCGGATCGCACCACCATCATGAATTTCCGCCACCTGCTCGAGCAGCATCAACTGGCCCGTCAATTGTTCAAGACCATCAATCGCTGGCTGGCCGAAGCAGGCGTCATGATGACCCAAGGCACTTTGGTGGATGCCACCATCATTGAGGCACCCAGCTCTACCAAGAACAAAGAGCAGCAACGCGATCCGGAGATGCATCAGACCAAGAAAGGCAATCAGTGGCACTTTGGCATGAAGGCCCACATTGGTGTCGATGCCAAGAGTGGCCTGACCCACAGCCTAGTCACCACCGCGGCCAACGAGCATGACCTCAATCAGCTGGGTAATCTGCTTCATGGAGAGGAGCAATTTGTCTCAGCCGATGCCGGCTACCAAGGAGCGCCACAGCGCGAGGAGCTGGCCGAGGTGGATGTGGACTGGCTGATCGCCGAGCGTCCCGGCAGGGTAAAAACCTTGAAGCAGCATCCGCGCAAGAACAAAACGGCCATCAACATCGAATACATGAAAGCCAGCATCCGTGCCAAGGTGGAGCACCCGTTTCGCATCATCAAGCGGCAGTTCGGCTTCGTGAAAGCCAGATACAGGGGGCTGCTGAAAAACGATAACCAACTGGCGATGTTATTCACCCTGGCCAACCTGTTTCGGGTGGACCAAATGATACGTCAGTGGGAGAGATCTCAGTAA
- a CDS encoding recombinase family protein: MGHRAAIYCRVSTADQSCERQEFDLRAFAGRAGYDVVGIFKETGSGTKLDRAERKKVLALAQSRQIDAILVTELSRWGRSTLDLLNTLRELENWKVSVIAMNGMAFDLSSPYGRMLATFLSGIAEFERDLISERVKSGLAVAKARGKRLGRQAGVRPKSDRLLPKVVAMRAEGRSYRWIARELGISKNTVADIVQRHRANA; the protein is encoded by the coding sequence TTGGGACATCGTGCCGCCATTTACTGCCGGGTTTCAACAGCGGATCAGTCTTGTGAACGCCAGGAATTTGATCTGCGAGCCTTCGCCGGCCGTGCCGGCTACGACGTGGTGGGAATATTTAAGGAAACAGGTTCAGGAACTAAACTCGACCGGGCCGAGCGAAAGAAAGTCCTGGCGCTTGCCCAGTCCAGACAAATTGATGCAATCCTGGTCACTGAGCTTTCCCGGTGGGGGCGCTCGACGCTCGATCTGCTCAATACGCTACGTGAACTGGAGAACTGGAAGGTTTCCGTGATAGCCATGAATGGAATGGCGTTCGATCTTTCGTCGCCGTATGGACGAATGCTGGCGACGTTTCTTTCCGGCATTGCGGAGTTTGAGCGGGATCTCATCAGCGAGCGGGTCAAGTCAGGCCTTGCTGTTGCGAAGGCACGTGGTAAGAGGCTTGGTCGTCAGGCCGGAGTGCGACCAAAATCAGACCGACTTTTGCCTAAGGTGGTTGCGATGAGGGCCGAGGGACGCAGCTATCGCTGGATCGCACGCGAGCTCGGTATCAGCAAGAATACCGTCGCTGACATCGTGCAACGACACAGAGCTAACGCTTAG
- a CDS encoding Tn3-like element Tn5403 family transposase, with protein MSRRHIFTERQRAALFDLPTDELSLLKFYTLGDDDLENIRQRRRPENRIGFALQLCALRYPGRALAPGEMIPREVLSFVGAQLGVPADALLTYATRRQTRQQHMDTLREIYGYKTFTGRGARDLREWTFGQAEDARSNEDLAHRFIVRCRETSTILPAVSTIERLCADALVAAERRIETRIAENLTADVRDHLDKLLSEMLAGNISRFIWLRNFEVGNNSAAANRLLDRLEFLRTLNINHSALASIPAHRIARLRRQGERYFTDGLRDITSDRRWAILAVCVVEWEAAIADAIVETHDRIVGKTWREAKRQHDETISGSKATLTDTIRTFTALGASLLEARSDGTPLEMAVASSVAWDRLAQLVATGTQLSNTLADEPLAYVGQGYHRFRRYAPRMLRCLKLEAAPVAGPLVAAALSIGEMKGVASPERRFLRPSSKWNRHLRAQEKGDTRLWEVAVLFHLRDAFRSGDVWLAHSRRYGDLKQVLVPMIAAQENAKLAVPSNPQDWLADRKARLTIALKRLARAARNGTIPHGSIEDGTLRIDRLTADVPDGAEALILDLYRRMPSVRITDMLLEVDAALGFTDAFTHLRTGAPCRDRIGLLNVLLAEGLNLGLRKMAEATNTHDYWQLSRLARWHVESEAMNQALAIVVAAQGKLPMSRVWGMGTSASSDGQFFPTARHGEVMNMVNAKYGSVPGLKAYTHVSDQFAPFACQSIPATVSEAPYILDGLLMNEVGRHVREQYADTAGFTDHLFGASSLLGYNLVLRIRDLPSKRLYVFNPDTTPRELRKLVGGKAREDLIVANWPDIFRCAATMTAGKIRPSQLLRKLASYPRQNNLAVALREVGRIERTLFIIEWILDTDMQRRAQIGLNKGEAHHALKNALRIGRQGEIRDRTTEGQHYRIAGLNLLTAVIIYWNTVHLGHAVTERRNEGLDVPPEFLPHISPLGWAHILLTGEYLWPKEPKA; from the coding sequence ATGTCACGACGCCATATTTTCACCGAACGGCAGCGAGCAGCGCTGTTCGATCTGCCCACGGACGAACTGTCGCTACTGAAGTTCTACACGCTGGGCGATGATGACCTGGAAAACATTAGGCAGCGCCGCAGACCGGAAAACAGGATTGGCTTTGCCCTGCAACTTTGTGCCTTACGATATCCGGGCCGTGCACTGGCTCCTGGTGAGATGATCCCGCGTGAAGTCCTTTCCTTCGTCGGTGCTCAGCTTGGAGTTCCGGCTGATGCGCTTCTCACTTATGCCACACGGCGCCAAACCCGTCAGCAGCACATGGACACGCTGCGCGAAATTTACGGCTACAAGACCTTCACGGGCCGTGGTGCCCGTGATCTGCGGGAGTGGACTTTCGGCCAGGCCGAAGATGCCAGATCAAACGAGGATCTTGCTCATCGTTTTATTGTGCGGTGTCGGGAAACTTCCACCATTCTGCCCGCAGTATCGACAATCGAGCGCTTGTGCGCGGATGCTCTGGTCGCCGCTGAGCGGCGGATTGAAACGCGGATTGCGGAAAATTTAACAGCGGATGTTCGCGATCACCTGGACAAACTTCTGAGTGAAATGCTCGCCGGCAATATCAGTCGTTTCATCTGGCTTCGCAACTTCGAGGTTGGTAACAACTCGGCTGCTGCTAACCGTTTGCTCGACAGGCTCGAATTTCTGCGTACCCTGAATATCAATCATAGTGCTTTGGCCAGCATACCTGCCCATCGCATTGCCCGGCTGCGTCGGCAGGGTGAACGCTACTTCACCGACGGTTTGCGTGACATCACTTCGGACCGCCGCTGGGCGATCCTTGCCGTCTGTGTTGTGGAGTGGGAAGCGGCGATTGCTGATGCCATAGTCGAAACCCATGACAGGATCGTAGGAAAAACCTGGCGGGAAGCGAAGCGCCAGCATGACGAAACAATTTCCGGCTCTAAAGCCACACTCACGGATACGATCCGTACCTTCACCGCGCTGGGAGCTTCGTTGCTTGAGGCCCGCAGTGACGGAACCCCGCTGGAGATGGCTGTCGCCAGTTCGGTTGCATGGGACCGGCTCGCTCAACTGGTAGCGACAGGGACTCAACTCAGCAACACGCTAGCCGATGAGCCTCTTGCATATGTCGGGCAGGGATACCATCGCTTTCGTCGTTATGCGCCCCGCATGTTGCGCTGTCTGAAGCTCGAAGCCGCGCCGGTCGCCGGACCATTGGTAGCAGCAGCTTTGTCGATCGGAGAGATGAAAGGTGTTGCATCGCCAGAAAGGCGTTTCCTGCGGCCCAGCTCCAAATGGAACCGTCATTTACGAGCTCAGGAAAAAGGAGATACCCGTCTTTGGGAAGTGGCGGTACTCTTTCACCTCCGGGATGCTTTTCGTTCCGGAGATGTCTGGCTCGCTCATTCGCGCCGCTATGGTGACCTCAAGCAGGTACTGGTGCCGATGATCGCGGCGCAGGAAAATGCAAAACTGGCCGTGCCTTCCAACCCACAGGATTGGCTGGCAGACAGAAAGGCGCGACTCACGATCGCTCTTAAGCGGCTGGCCCGGGCTGCCCGTAACGGCACTATTCCGCACGGTAGCATAGAAGATGGAACGTTGCGGATCGACAGGTTGACAGCAGACGTGCCGGATGGTGCCGAGGCACTCATACTGGATCTGTATCGCCGAATGCCGTCCGTTCGGATTACCGACATGCTGCTTGAAGTTGATGCAGCCCTTGGTTTCACAGATGCGTTTACCCATCTGAGAACCGGGGCTCCATGTCGCGACCGGATCGGTCTGCTCAACGTCCTGCTCGCTGAAGGGCTCAATCTGGGCCTGCGTAAGATGGCGGAAGCTACAAACACGCATGATTACTGGCAGCTCTCACGCCTTGCCCGCTGGCATGTTGAAAGCGAAGCCATGAACCAGGCATTGGCAATTGTGGTGGCCGCGCAGGGTAAACTGCCGATGTCACGCGTCTGGGGGATGGGCACGTCAGCATCGAGCGATGGTCAGTTTTTCCCGACAGCGCGGCATGGCGAAGTCATGAACATGGTCAATGCCAAATATGGTTCTGTTCCCGGCCTCAAAGCGTATACTCACGTAAGCGACCAGTTCGCGCCATTCGCTTGTCAGTCGATCCCGGCGACCGTGAGCGAGGCACCGTATATTCTCGATGGACTACTGATGAACGAGGTCGGTCGCCATGTTCGCGAACAGTATGCCGATACAGCAGGATTCACCGACCATTTGTTCGGAGCCAGTAGCCTGCTCGGCTACAATCTCGTTCTGCGAATCAGGGATCTGCCATCGAAGCGGTTGTACGTATTTAATCCCGATACGACCCCCAGGGAGTTACGCAAGTTGGTAGGCGGAAAAGCCCGGGAGGATCTTATCGTTGCGAACTGGCCTGATATTTTCCGTTGTGCCGCGACGATGACCGCTGGCAAAATCAGGCCCAGCCAACTCCTGCGCAAGCTCGCTTCTTACCCACGACAAAACAACCTTGCAGTTGCGCTTCGTGAAGTTGGTCGTATTGAACGGACCCTTTTCATTATTGAGTGGATCCTGGATACGGACATGCAGCGGCGTGCTCAGATCGGTCTTAACAAGGGAGAGGCCCACCATGCGCTCAAAAATGCGCTCCGTATCGGGAGGCAGGGGGAAATTCGCGATCGCACGACAGAGGGGCAGCACTA